The Alphaproteobacteria bacterium genome has a window encoding:
- the speD gene encoding adenosylmethionine decarboxylase, with product MDLEPISSTARTEELLTQSESAPSGDDRKDYFVERDGIEFAGTHLIIDLIGADRLDDLGYVEQTLRDCVEAAKATLLHIHLHHFTPNGGVSGVAVLAESHISIHSWPERGFAALDIFMCGDAEPQRAVEVIRAAFAPTRIVVSEHLRGKGA from the coding sequence ATGGACTTGGAACCGATTTCAAGCACCGCCCGAACGGAAGAACTGCTCACGCAAAGCGAATCCGCGCCCTCGGGCGACGACCGCAAGGACTATTTCGTCGAACGCGACGGCATCGAATTCGCCGGCACCCATTTGATTATCGATCTGATCGGCGCCGACCGCCTCGACGACCTCGGTTACGTCGAGCAGACGCTGCGCGACTGCGTCGAAGCCGCGAAGGCAACCCTGTTGCATATCCACCTGCACCACTTTACGCCCAACGGCGGCGTGTCCGGTGTGGCCGTGCTGGCGGAATCCCATATCAGCATTCATAGCTGGCCGGAACGTGGTTTCGCCGCGCTCGACATATTCATGTGCGGCGACGCCGAGCCCCAGCGTGCGGTCGAAGTGATCCGCGCCGCCTTCGCGCCGACGCGTATCGTCGTCTCCGAACATCTCCGCGGCAAAGGAGCCTGA
- a CDS encoding water stress/hypersensitive response domain-containing protein, whose amino-acid sequence MTHRDRPGPKALLIQIARSVAIAALVVVGACSTIGVERPRVFVEDIRPIGGGALSQRFELVLRLQNPNDSDLHVRGMSFDLDLNGGRFASGVSNQRVTIPRLGSATMTVDASTSTFDLLAQVFRLSNNPTLDYNLHGKVLVDGTLSGSVPFEDGGEITLTRPTS is encoded by the coding sequence GTGACCCACCGCGACCGGCCGGGACCAAAGGCATTGCTCATACAGATCGCGCGCAGCGTAGCGATCGCAGCCCTCGTCGTAGTCGGCGCTTGCTCAACGATCGGCGTCGAACGGCCGCGGGTCTTCGTCGAAGATATCCGTCCCATTGGCGGCGGCGCGCTTTCGCAGCGGTTCGAACTCGTTCTGCGCCTTCAGAATCCCAACGATTCGGACCTTCACGTGCGTGGCATGAGTTTCGACCTCGATCTGAACGGGGGCCGCTTCGCGTCCGGGGTCAGTAATCAGCGAGTAACGATCCCGCGCCTCGGCAGTGCCACGATGACGGTCGATGCCTCGACCTCGACATTCGATCTGCTAGCCCAGGTCTTCCGCCTCTCCAACAACCCCACCCTGGATTATAACCTCCACGGCAAGGTGCTCGTCGACGGCACCTTGAGCGGCAGTGTGCCGTTCGAAGACGGCGGCGAGATAACCCTCACTCGGCCCACGTCCTAG
- a CDS encoding proline hydroxylase, whose translation MHRWFESSANKCWVIEGVAVRLTADQIEGFQRDGYVVLPDLFSPEEIAALRRPLPRLFAEDIPANVIEKRSGVVRTAMGLHLRHPIYADLVRHPRLIEPASQLLEDDALYAQQVKVNVKAAFEGETWQWHYDFATHHHEDGVVAPLALNLHVFLDDVTEFNGPLHFIAGSHKKPPQPAFLDTTTTSYDLWCVGHDVVAELTAAGRLFAAKGRAGTGLIFGDCLVHCSPPNLSPWDRHIFSLIVNPVSNAYTRAERPDWKHHRDLTPIETVADDCLIAKN comes from the coding sequence ATGCACAGGTGGTTCGAGTCGTCGGCGAACAAATGTTGGGTGATCGAGGGTGTCGCGGTGCGGCTGACTGCGGATCAAATCGAAGGGTTCCAGCGCGACGGCTATGTGGTCCTACCCGACCTTTTCTCGCCGGAAGAAATTGCGGCGCTACGGCGCCCCCTGCCCCGCCTGTTTGCCGAGGATATTCCCGCCAACGTCATCGAAAAACGCAGCGGCGTGGTGCGTACGGCGATGGGCCTGCATCTGCGCCATCCGATCTACGCGGACCTGGTGCGCCATCCGCGGCTGATCGAGCCGGCGAGCCAGTTGCTCGAGGACGATGCTCTCTATGCCCAGCAGGTCAAGGTCAACGTCAAGGCGGCGTTCGAGGGGGAAACCTGGCAATGGCATTATGATTTCGCCACCCATCACCACGAAGACGGCGTTGTCGCCCCGCTCGCCCTGAACCTGCACGTCTTTCTCGACGACGTGACCGAATTCAACGGGCCGCTGCATTTCATCGCGGGATCCCACAAGAAACCACCGCAACCGGCCTTCCTGGATACGACGACGACGAGTTACGACCTCTGGTGCGTCGGGCATGATGTCGTCGCCGAGTTGACCGCGGCCGGCCGCCTGTTTGCCGCCAAGGGACGCGCCGGCACGGGATTGATATTCGGCGACTGCCTGGTCCATTGCTCGCCACCGAACCTTTCACCTTGGGACCGGCATATTTTTTCGCTGATCGTCAACCCGGTGTCGAATGCCTATACGCGGGCCGAGCGGCCCGATTGGAAACATCACCGCGATCTGACGCCGATCGAAACCGTGGCCGACGATTGTCTTATCGCGAAGAATTGA